In Salinibacterium sp. ZJ70, one DNA window encodes the following:
- the carB gene encoding carbamoyl-phosphate synthase large subunit: MPKRPDINSVLVIGSGPIVIGQAAEFDYSGTQACRVLRSEGVRVILVNPNPATIMTDPDFADATYIEPITNEILEAIIIKEKPDAILPTLGGQTALNAAIALDEAGILAKHGVELIGAKVEAIKKGEDRQLFKDLVLEAGADVAKSYVVHTLEEALEAAEDLGLPLVVRPSFTMGGLGSGFAYTQDELVRMVSDGLHQSPTTEVLLEESILGWKEYELELMRDTSDNTVVVCSIENVDPVGVHTGDSITVAPALTLTDREFQNLRDIGIDIIRRVGVDTGGCNIQFAIDPADGRVIVIEMNPRVSRSSALASKATGFPIAKIAAKLAIGYRLDEIPNDITKVTPASFEPTLDYIVVKVPRFAFEKFPSADATLTTTMKSVGEAMAIGRNYSTALQKALRSLEKRGSSFHWGEQTHSKEELLEISKTPTDGRIISVQQALRLGATVEEVFEATKIDPWFIDQIVLINEVADQIAAADVLDESLFRLAKDHGFSDAQIAELRGLAEQDVREQRWAAGVRPVFKTVDTCAGEFPALTPYHYSSYDLETEVAPSDKRKVVILGSGPNRIGQGVEFDYSCVHASFALHDAGFETIMINCNPETVSTDYDTSDRLYFEPLTLEDVLEVIHAESQSGELVGVVVQLGGQTALGLAKGLEAAGIPILGTSPSAIDLAEERGLFSEILDRAQLSAPRNGTAVDVESAVEIAEGIGYPVLVRPSYVLGGRGMEIIYDTPSVRDYFERMKDQAIIAPESPLLVDRFLDDAVEIDVDALYDGERLYVGGIMEHLEEAGVHSGDSACTLPPVTLGRAVLDRVVDATGKIAEGIGVRGLLNVQFAIGAGVLYVLEANPRASRTVPFVSKALGIPLAKAASLIMTGSSIDELVASGLLPEQDGANVPLDAPVSVKEAVLPFKRFRTTDGHVVDSVLGPEMRSTGEVMGIDANFPRAFAKSQDAAYGGLPDSGTVFVSVADRDKRAIVLPVLRLQQLGFDIVATEGTAEVLARNGIRVATVQKFSMGQGGEETVVDLINAGKIDIVVNTPSGRSARADGLEIRTATVAADKPLFTTIALLGAAVGSLESRNQPVSVRSLQDYAADRAARVRAAG; encoded by the coding sequence GTGCCTAAGCGCCCCGACATCAACAGCGTCCTCGTCATCGGGTCCGGCCCGATCGTCATCGGACAGGCCGCCGAATTCGACTACTCCGGCACCCAGGCGTGCCGCGTTCTGCGCAGCGAAGGAGTGCGCGTCATCCTCGTGAACCCGAACCCGGCCACGATCATGACCGACCCCGACTTCGCCGACGCGACCTACATCGAGCCGATCACGAACGAGATCCTCGAAGCGATCATCATCAAGGAGAAGCCGGACGCGATCCTGCCGACCCTCGGTGGTCAGACGGCCCTCAACGCCGCGATCGCTCTCGACGAAGCCGGCATCCTCGCCAAGCACGGCGTGGAGCTCATCGGCGCGAAGGTCGAAGCCATCAAGAAGGGCGAAGACCGCCAGCTCTTCAAGGATCTCGTGCTCGAGGCGGGCGCCGACGTCGCCAAGTCGTACGTCGTGCACACGCTCGAGGAGGCCCTCGAGGCCGCCGAGGATCTCGGTCTGCCGCTCGTGGTGCGACCCTCCTTCACGATGGGCGGCCTGGGTTCCGGCTTCGCGTACACGCAGGACGAGCTCGTGCGCATGGTCAGTGACGGCCTGCACCAGTCGCCCACCACCGAGGTGCTCCTCGAGGAGTCCATCCTCGGCTGGAAGGAGTACGAGCTCGAGCTCATGCGCGACACGTCCGACAACACGGTCGTCGTCTGCTCGATCGAGAACGTCGACCCCGTCGGCGTGCACACGGGCGACTCCATCACCGTCGCGCCGGCGCTCACCCTCACCGACCGCGAGTTCCAGAACCTGCGCGACATCGGCATCGACATCATCCGCCGCGTGGGTGTCGACACCGGCGGCTGCAACATCCAGTTCGCCATCGACCCCGCAGACGGTCGCGTCATCGTCATCGAGATGAACCCGCGCGTGTCGCGTTCGTCGGCGCTCGCGTCGAAGGCCACGGGCTTCCCGATCGCGAAGATCGCCGCGAAGCTCGCGATCGGCTACCGCCTCGACGAGATCCCCAACGACATCACGAAGGTCACCCCGGCCTCGTTCGAGCCGACCCTCGACTACATCGTCGTCAAGGTTCCGCGCTTCGCGTTCGAGAAGTTCCCGTCCGCGGATGCCACCCTCACGACCACCATGAAGTCGGTCGGCGAGGCGATGGCGATCGGCCGCAACTACTCGACCGCGCTGCAGAAGGCGCTCCGTTCGCTCGAGAAGCGCGGATCGAGCTTCCACTGGGGCGAGCAGACGCACTCGAAGGAGGAGCTCCTCGAGATCTCGAAGACGCCCACCGACGGCCGCATCATCAGCGTGCAGCAGGCGCTGCGCCTGGGGGCCACCGTCGAGGAGGTCTTCGAAGCCACCAAGATCGACCCCTGGTTCATCGACCAGATCGTGCTCATCAACGAGGTTGCAGACCAGATCGCGGCCGCCGACGTGCTCGACGAGTCGCTCTTCCGCCTCGCGAAGGATCACGGCTTCTCGGATGCGCAGATCGCCGAGCTGCGCGGCCTCGCCGAGCAGGATGTGCGCGAGCAGCGCTGGGCCGCGGGCGTGCGCCCCGTCTTCAAGACGGTCGACACGTGCGCGGGCGAGTTCCCTGCCCTCACGCCGTACCACTACTCGAGCTACGACCTCGAGACCGAGGTCGCCCCGAGCGACAAGCGCAAGGTCGTCATCCTCGGCTCCGGCCCCAACCGCATCGGTCAGGGCGTCGAGTTCGACTACTCCTGCGTGCACGCCTCGTTCGCCCTGCACGACGCGGGCTTCGAGACGATCATGATCAACTGCAACCCCGAGACGGTCTCCACCGACTACGACACGAGCGACCGTCTCTACTTCGAGCCGCTCACGCTCGAAGACGTGCTCGAGGTCATCCACGCCGAATCCCAGTCGGGTGAGCTCGTGGGCGTCGTCGTGCAGCTCGGCGGCCAGACAGCCCTCGGTCTCGCCAAGGGCCTCGAGGCGGCGGGCATCCCGATCCTCGGCACCAGCCCGAGCGCGATCGACCTCGCCGAGGAGCGCGGGCTGTTCTCCGAGATCCTCGACCGTGCGCAGCTGTCCGCGCCGCGCAACGGCACCGCCGTCGATGTCGAGAGCGCGGTCGAGATCGCCGAGGGCATCGGATACCCGGTGCTCGTGCGTCCGAGCTACGTGCTCGGCGGACGCGGCATGGAGATCATCTACGACACCCCGAGCGTGCGCGACTACTTCGAGCGCATGAAGGATCAGGCGATCATCGCGCCCGAGTCGCCGCTGCTCGTCGACCGCTTCCTGGATGACGCGGTCGAGATCGACGTCGACGCGCTCTACGACGGCGAGCGTCTCTACGTGGGCGGCATCATGGAGCACCTCGAGGAGGCGGGCGTCCACTCGGGCGACTCCGCCTGCACCCTCCCGCCCGTGACGCTCGGCCGCGCGGTTCTCGATCGCGTCGTCGACGCGACCGGCAAGATCGCCGAGGGCATCGGCGTGCGGGGGCTCCTCAACGTGCAGTTCGCGATCGGCGCGGGCGTGCTCTACGTGCTCGAAGCGAACCCCCGCGCCTCGCGCACGGTGCCGTTCGTCTCGAAGGCGCTCGGCATCCCGCTCGCGAAGGCGGCGTCGCTCATCATGACCGGCAGCTCGATCGACGAGCTCGTCGCCTCGGGCCTGCTCCCGGAGCAGGACGGCGCGAACGTGCCGCTCGACGCCCCCGTCTCCGTCAAGGAGGCCGTGCTGCCGTTCAAGCGCTTCCGCACGACCGACGGTCACGTCGTCGACTCGGTGCTCGGCCCGGAGATGCGCTCCACCGGCGAGGTCATGGGCATCGACGCGAACTTCCCGCGTGCCTTCGCCAAGAGCCAGGATGCCGCCTACGGCGGACTCCCGGACTCGGGAACGGTGTTCGTATCGGTCGCCGACCGCGACAAGCGCGCGATCGTGCTCCCGGTGCTGCGTCTGCAGCAGCTCGGCTTCGACATCGTCGCCACGGAGGGCACCGCCGAGGTGCTCGCCCGCAACGGCATCCGCGTCGCCACGGTGCAGAAGTTCTCGATGGGTCAGGGCGGCGAGGAGACGGTCGTCGACCTCATCAACGCCGGGAAGATCGACATCGTCGTGAACACGCCGAGCGGTCGCAGCGCGCGCGCTGACGGCCTCGAGATCCGCACCGCGACCGTTGCCGCCGACAAGCCGCTCTTCACGACCATCGCCCTGCTCGGCGCGGCCGTGGGATCGCTTGAGTCACGCAACCAGCCGGTGAGCGTCCGCAGCCTCCAGGATTACGCCGCCGACCGCGCCGCACGCGTGCGAGCGGCCGGATGA
- the carA gene encoding glutamine-hydrolyzing carbamoyl-phosphate synthase small subunit: MTQTDAAVLVLEDGTRYTGRAYGARGRTLGEAVFATGMTGYQETLTDPSYAGQIVVMTAPHIGNTGVNDEDPESRRIWVAGYVVRDPSRVVSNFRATGSLDDDLERNGVVGISGIDTRAVTRRLRDAGSMRAGIFSGEDAALSADEQLEIVRAAASMAGQNLSSQVSVDIATVTPARGERLGNLAVLDLGVKQSTVDNLADRGFEVHVLPQDVTLEQILAIEPVAVFYSNGPGDPAASDGHVELLRGVLDEKLPFFGICFGNQLLGRALGLGTYKLPFGHRGINQPVLDKSTGRVEITAHNHGFAVDAPTEGIIDSPHGYGRLEVSHVGLNDNVVEGLRALDIPAFSVQYHPEAAAGPRDANYLFDRFRDMVAADIAKKND; encoded by the coding sequence ATGACCCAGACCGACGCAGCCGTCCTCGTCCTGGAGGACGGGACCCGCTACACGGGACGTGCCTACGGCGCGCGCGGGCGCACCCTCGGCGAGGCCGTCTTCGCCACCGGCATGACCGGCTACCAGGAGACCCTCACCGACCCCAGCTACGCCGGGCAGATCGTCGTCATGACGGCGCCCCACATCGGCAACACCGGCGTCAACGACGAAGACCCGGAGTCGCGTCGCATCTGGGTGGCAGGCTATGTCGTCCGCGACCCCAGCCGCGTCGTCTCCAACTTCCGTGCGACCGGATCGCTCGATGACGACCTCGAGCGCAACGGCGTCGTCGGCATCAGCGGCATCGACACCCGCGCGGTGACGCGCCGCCTGCGCGACGCCGGATCGATGCGCGCCGGCATCTTCTCGGGTGAGGACGCGGCGCTCTCCGCCGACGAGCAGCTCGAGATCGTGCGCGCGGCCGCATCCATGGCCGGACAGAACCTCTCCTCGCAGGTGTCGGTCGACATCGCCACGGTGACTCCGGCCCGCGGCGAGCGACTCGGCAACCTCGCCGTGCTCGACCTCGGCGTCAAGCAGTCCACGGTCGACAACCTCGCCGACCGCGGATTCGAGGTGCACGTGCTCCCGCAGGACGTCACGCTCGAGCAGATCCTCGCGATCGAGCCCGTCGCCGTCTTCTACTCGAACGGACCGGGCGACCCTGCGGCAAGCGACGGACACGTCGAGCTGCTGCGCGGTGTGCTGGATGAGAAGCTGCCGTTCTTCGGCATCTGCTTCGGCAACCAGCTGCTCGGTCGTGCGCTCGGCCTCGGCACCTACAAGCTGCCGTTCGGCCACCGCGGCATCAACCAGCCGGTGCTCGACAAGTCGACGGGCCGCGTCGAGATCACGGCCCACAACCACGGCTTCGCCGTCGACGCGCCGACCGAGGGGATCATCGACAGCCCTCACGGCTACGGTCGTCTCGAGGTGAGCCACGTGGGACTCAACGACAACGTCGTCGAGGGCCTGCGTGCGCTCGACATCCCGGCGTTCTCCGTGCAGTACCACCCCGAAGCCGCCGCGGGACCCCGCGACGCCAACTACCTGTTCGACCGGTTCCGCGACATGGTCGCGGCTGACATCGCGAAGAAGAACGACTAG
- a CDS encoding dihydroorotase — protein MTNLLITGARLPDGTTTDFVVADGRIAERGTGLSASGAQRIDADGLVALPGLVDLHTHLREPGFEASETVLTGTRAAAAGGFTAVFAMANTSPVADTAGVVEQVASLGAQYGYATVRPIGAVTVGLAGERLSEIGAMATSRAQVRVFSDDGKCVHDSQLMRRALEYVSTFDGVIAQHAQDPRLTEGAQMNEGALASELGLAGWPAVAEESIIARDVLLADAVGARLHICHLSTAGSVEVIRWAKARGIAVTAEVTPHHLLLTEQLIADSGGVGPYTRGYDARFKVNPPLRRDEDVLALRAALADGTIDIVATDHAPHPVETKECAWQEASFGMVGLESALSVVQASMVDTGLIGWADVARVLSRTPAEIGRLDGYDAPFEVGSPAHLTLIDPSASSIFDVAHLKGKGVNSPFFGRELPGRVVATIHGGVPTVLDGELRPAEEVSHA, from the coding sequence ATGACGAACCTGCTCATCACGGGAGCGCGCCTCCCCGACGGCACGACGACCGACTTCGTCGTCGCAGACGGCCGGATCGCCGAGCGGGGAACGGGACTCTCGGCGAGCGGCGCCCAGCGCATCGACGCCGACGGCCTCGTCGCGCTCCCGGGTCTCGTCGACCTGCACACGCACCTGCGCGAACCCGGCTTCGAAGCCAGCGAGACGGTGCTCACGGGCACCCGCGCCGCCGCGGCGGGCGGCTTCACGGCGGTCTTCGCGATGGCGAACACGTCGCCGGTCGCCGACACCGCGGGCGTGGTCGAGCAGGTCGCCTCGCTCGGTGCGCAGTACGGGTATGCGACGGTGCGCCCGATCGGCGCGGTGACCGTCGGGCTCGCCGGCGAGCGTCTCTCCGAGATCGGCGCGATGGCGACGTCGCGCGCACAGGTGCGCGTCTTCAGCGACGACGGCAAGTGCGTGCACGACTCGCAGCTCATGCGCCGCGCGCTCGAGTACGTCTCGACGTTCGACGGCGTCATCGCCCAGCACGCCCAGGACCCGCGTCTCACCGAGGGTGCGCAGATGAACGAGGGCGCGCTCGCGTCCGAGCTCGGCCTCGCGGGCTGGCCCGCGGTCGCTGAGGAGTCGATCATCGCGCGCGACGTGCTGCTCGCGGATGCCGTGGGCGCTCGTCTGCACATCTGCCACCTCTCGACCGCCGGCAGTGTCGAGGTGATCCGCTGGGCGAAGGCCCGCGGCATCGCCGTGACGGCCGAGGTCACCCCTCACCACCTCCTCCTCACCGAGCAGCTCATCGCCGACTCCGGCGGGGTGGGGCCGTACACGCGCGGGTATGACGCGCGCTTCAAGGTCAACCCGCCGCTGCGTCGCGATGAGGATGTGCTCGCCCTGCGCGCCGCCCTCGCCGACGGCACGATCGACATCGTCGCGACCGACCACGCTCCGCACCCCGTCGAGACGAAGGAGTGCGCGTGGCAGGAGGCGTCGTTCGGGATGGTCGGCCTCGAGAGCGCGCTCTCGGTCGTGCAGGCCTCGATGGTCGACACGGGGCTCATCGGATGGGCTGACGTGGCGCGTGTGCTGTCGCGCACGCCCGCCGAGATCGGCCGCCTCGACGGCTACGACGCGCCCTTCGAGGTCGGCAGCCCCGCACACCTGACGCTCATCGACCCGTCGGCGTCGAGCATCTTCGATGTCGCCCACCTCAAGGGCAAGGGCGTCAATTCCCCGTTCTTCGGCCGGGAGCTTCCCGGCCGAGTCGTCGCCACGATCCACGGCGGCGTGCCCACCGTGCTCGACGGCGAGCTCCGACCCGCTGAGGAGGTCTCTCATGCTTGA
- a CDS encoding aspartate carbamoyltransferase catalytic subunit, giving the protein MKHLLSTGDLSRAQALEILDVAEDMADVATRAVPKLPTLRGKTVANLFFEDSTRTRLSFEAAAKRLSADVITFSAKGSSVSKGESLKDTAQTIAAMGVDAVVVRHSASGAPQLLAEAGWIDAAIVNAGDGTHQHPTQALLDAFTMRKKLFGADSRGRGLDGLNVTIVGDILHSRVARANVWLLTTLGANVRLVGPRTLLPVGVETWPVEFGSDFDAAIDAQPDVLMMLRVQQERMHAAFFPHEREYSNQWGLGDDRFRRLGTDTIVMHPGPMNRGLEIAASAADSPQAVVLDQVTNGVSIRMAVLYLVLSGGNPREAAE; this is encoded by the coding sequence ATGAAGCACCTGCTCTCCACCGGCGACCTGAGCCGCGCGCAGGCACTCGAGATCCTCGACGTGGCTGAGGACATGGCCGACGTCGCGACGCGCGCCGTTCCGAAGCTCCCGACGCTGCGCGGCAAGACGGTCGCGAATCTGTTCTTCGAGGACTCGACGCGCACGCGACTGAGCTTCGAGGCGGCAGCGAAGCGCCTCTCGGCCGACGTCATCACCTTCAGCGCGAAGGGCTCCTCCGTCTCGAAGGGCGAGAGCCTCAAGGACACCGCGCAGACGATCGCCGCGATGGGCGTGGACGCCGTCGTCGTGCGGCACTCCGCATCGGGTGCCCCGCAGCTGCTCGCGGAGGCGGGCTGGATCGACGCAGCGATCGTCAACGCGGGCGACGGCACCCACCAGCACCCCACGCAGGCCCTGCTCGACGCGTTCACGATGCGCAAGAAGCTCTTCGGGGCCGACTCGCGCGGACGAGGCCTCGACGGTCTCAACGTGACGATCGTGGGCGACATCCTGCACTCGCGCGTCGCCCGCGCGAACGTCTGGCTGCTCACGACCCTGGGCGCGAACGTGCGCCTGGTGGGGCCGCGCACGCTGCTCCCGGTGGGCGTCGAGACCTGGCCGGTCGAGTTCGGCAGCGACTTCGATGCCGCGATCGACGCCCAGCCGGATGTGCTCATGATGCTGCGCGTGCAGCAGGAGCGCATGCACGCCGCGTTCTTCCCGCACGAGCGGGAGTATTCGAACCAGTGGGGTCTCGGCGACGACAGGTTCCGCCGCCTCGGCACGGATACGATTGTCATGCACCCCGGACCCATGAACCGCGGACTCGAGATCGCGGCATCGGCGGCGGACTCGCCTCAGGCGGTCGTGCTCGACCAGGTCACCAACGGGGTGTCGATTCGAATGGCGGTGCTCTACCTCGTGCTCTCAGGTGGAAACCCGCGGGAGGCTGCGGAATGA
- the pyrR gene encoding bifunctional pyr operon transcriptional regulator/uracil phosphoribosyltransferase PyrR: MPARVVLQQADITRALTRISHEILESNRGGSDLVLLGIPTRGVVLAHRIGELLDGFEPGSGVVGTLDVTMYRDDLDRHPTRTPSPTVLPPGGIDGKTVVLVDDVLYSGRTIRAALDAIGDLGRPRAVRLAVLVDRGHRELPIRADFVGKNLPTASSERIFVRLAESDGEDSVSIEGGA; the protein is encoded by the coding sequence ATGCCGGCACGAGTCGTGCTGCAGCAGGCTGACATCACGCGCGCCCTGACGCGCATCTCACACGAGATCCTCGAGTCCAATCGAGGCGGTTCGGATCTCGTCCTCCTCGGGATCCCGACGCGCGGCGTGGTTCTCGCCCACCGCATCGGCGAGCTGCTCGACGGGTTCGAGCCGGGCTCCGGTGTCGTGGGAACGCTCGACGTGACGATGTACCGCGACGATCTGGATCGCCACCCGACGCGCACCCCGAGCCCCACGGTGCTTCCGCCCGGCGGCATCGACGGCAAGACCGTCGTGCTCGTGGACGATGTCCTCTACTCGGGCCGCACGATCCGAGCTGCCTTGGATGCCATCGGCGACCTCGGGCGCCCGCGTGCGGTGCGGCTCGCTGTGCTGGTCGACCGCGGCCACCGTGAGCTCCCGATCCGCGCCGACTTCGTCGGCAAGAATCTTCCCACCGCGTCCTCCGAGCGCATCTTCGTGCGACTTGCGGAGAGCGACGGCGAGGATTCCGTCTCGATCGAAGGCGGCGCATGA
- a CDS encoding ABC transporter permease, protein MSTVQKPRVAPSPTEGATPAHQFVSTYGYSAAGAGLTARRPLAERRWWGIAGGALIPVAILATWWGVTAFGDIPSYRLPSPGDVVTAAVQLAQTGELWRHIAISTQRVFQGFLIGALIGIVLGSLVGLSRTASILLSPLLGALRAVPSLAWVPLLVLYVGIGEAPKIILIAIGATFPVLTTLSIALRHVDPHLVELGRAYGLNPLRLLTTVQLPAVLPALVSGLRLALAQSWLFLVAAELLASAMGLGFLLNDSGNNGRVDRIFLAIIVLAVLGKATDALIGLLERWFARRWG, encoded by the coding sequence ATGAGCACCGTACAGAAGCCCCGAGTGGCGCCCTCTCCGACGGAGGGCGCCACTCCGGCGCACCAGTTCGTGAGCACCTACGGCTACTCGGCCGCAGGTGCCGGGCTCACCGCGCGTCGCCCGCTCGCGGAGCGCCGCTGGTGGGGCATCGCGGGCGGTGCGCTCATCCCTGTCGCGATCCTCGCAACCTGGTGGGGTGTGACCGCGTTCGGCGACATCCCCTCGTATCGCCTGCCGTCTCCCGGTGACGTCGTCACCGCGGCCGTGCAGCTCGCCCAGACGGGAGAGCTGTGGCGCCACATCGCGATCTCGACCCAGCGGGTCTTCCAGGGCTTCCTGATCGGCGCCCTCATCGGCATCGTGCTCGGTTCGCTCGTCGGGCTCTCGCGCACCGCGAGCATCCTGCTCTCGCCGTTGCTCGGCGCCCTGCGTGCCGTGCCCTCTCTCGCGTGGGTGCCGCTTCTCGTGCTCTACGTCGGCATCGGCGAAGCGCCGAAGATCATCCTCATCGCGATCGGCGCGACCTTCCCCGTGCTGACCACGCTCTCGATCGCGCTGCGTCACGTGGATCCGCACCTCGTCGAGCTGGGCCGTGCGTATGGTCTCAACCCACTCAGACTGCTGACGACCGTGCAGCTTCCGGCGGTCCTGCCGGCGCTCGTGAGCGGCCTCCGTCTCGCTCTCGCCCAGTCGTGGCTGTTCCTCGTCGCCGCGGAGCTTCTTGCGAGCGCCATGGGACTCGGCTTCCTGCTGAACGACTCCGGCAACAACGGCCGCGTGGATCGGATCTTCCTCGCGATCATCGTGCTCGCCGTGCTCGGCAAGGCGACGGATGCCCTCATCGGACTTCTCGAGCGCTGGTTCGCGCGCCGCTGGGGCTGA
- a CDS encoding aliphatic sulfonate ABC transporter substrate-binding protein, with protein sequence MISKRILAVAAAATAAALALTGCVAGENEAAASGEESEKGWSSTVLNIDFATYNPLSLVIKDQGWLEEALGDDVTVNWVQSAGSNKANEALRAGAIDVGSTAGSAALLARSNGSPIQVIDIYSQPNWSALLVPAGSPITSVEELRGKHIAATKGTDPYFFLLQTLEEHGVGLDEVVVENIQHADGKAAIEAGAVDAWSGLDPLLSTSVEAGATKIIYDNIDFNSYGFLNATETFLKNSPDLAQLVVNAYEKARAWAKENPEETAQILADVAGIDIAVATAVIADRTNLDVDPVPGDAQLDVLKVIGPIFVESGDVQSQELIDTALSSLLEPKFAQAADPNAL encoded by the coding sequence ATGATCAGCAAGCGCATTCTGGCCGTCGCCGCGGCCGCGACCGCCGCCGCCCTCGCCCTCACGGGCTGCGTCGCCGGGGAGAACGAGGCCGCTGCGAGCGGCGAGGAGTCCGAGAAGGGCTGGAGCTCGACCGTTCTCAACATCGACTTCGCCACCTACAACCCGCTGAGCCTCGTCATCAAGGACCAGGGCTGGCTCGAGGAGGCGCTCGGCGACGACGTCACCGTCAACTGGGTGCAGTCGGCCGGATCCAACAAGGCGAATGAGGCGCTTCGCGCTGGCGCCATCGATGTGGGCTCGACCGCCGGATCGGCGGCGCTCCTCGCGCGCTCGAACGGCTCGCCGATTCAGGTCATCGACATCTACAGCCAGCCCAACTGGTCCGCTCTGCTGGTGCCCGCCGGCTCGCCGATCACGTCGGTCGAGGAGCTCCGTGGCAAGCACATCGCTGCGACGAAGGGCACCGACCCGTACTTCTTCCTGCTGCAGACCCTCGAGGAGCACGGTGTGGGCCTCGACGAGGTCGTCGTCGAGAACATCCAGCACGCCGACGGCAAGGCGGCCATCGAGGCCGGCGCCGTCGACGCGTGGTCGGGACTCGACCCGCTGCTGTCGACGAGCGTCGAAGCCGGCGCGACGAAGATCATCTACGACAACATCGACTTCAACAGCTACGGCTTCCTCAACGCGACCGAGACGTTCCTGAAGAACAGCCCCGACCTCGCGCAGCTCGTCGTCAACGCCTACGAGAAGGCGCGCGCCTGGGCGAAGGAGAACCCCGAGGAGACCGCGCAGATCCTCGCGGATGTCGCGGGCATCGACATCGCCGTCGCCACGGCCGTGATCGCCGACCGCACGAACCTCGACGTCGACCCGGTTCCCGGTGACGCCCAGCTCGACGTGCTGAAGGTCATCGGCCCGATCTTCGTCGAGTCAGGTGACGTGCAGAGCCAGGAGCTCATCGACACGGCGCTCAGCTCTCTCCTCGAGCCGAAGTTCGCCCAGGCCGCCGACCCGAACGCGCTCTGA
- a CDS encoding ABC transporter ATP-binding protein produces MTSVDTPVKAALPVRISGVGRRFPAPDGSDRIVLRDVDLDIRPGEIVALLGPSGCGKSTLLRMVSGLDRPDAGSVEIAGAPVAPVDQRCAVAFQEPRLLPWRSIARNVELGLPRGTAKEAGRARVAELLRLVQLDHAANLRPRQISGGMAQRASLARALGRTPGVLLLDEPFGALDALTRLTMQDLLLDIHAVEPATIILVTHDVDEALQLADRIVLLGSDDGAPGATIRRVLEVGKKRPRDRGDAHLAVLRAELLTLLGVESHHPENYLTKAIKQQRAKRLAG; encoded by the coding sequence GTGACTTCCGTCGACACCCCCGTCAAGGCCGCCCTCCCGGTGCGGATCTCCGGCGTCGGGCGCCGCTTCCCGGCGCCCGACGGTTCGGACCGCATCGTGCTGCGTGACGTCGACCTCGACATCCGTCCCGGCGAGATCGTCGCGCTGCTGGGCCCCTCGGGCTGCGGCAAGTCGACGCTGCTTCGGATGGTCTCGGGCCTCGACCGCCCGGATGCCGGCTCGGTGGAGATCGCCGGTGCGCCCGTCGCCCCCGTCGATCAGCGCTGTGCCGTGGCCTTCCAGGAGCCCCGCCTGCTGCCGTGGCGCTCGATCGCCCGCAACGTGGAGCTGGGCCTGCCGCGCGGCACCGCGAAGGAGGCGGGCCGCGCCCGCGTCGCCGAACTCCTGCGGCTCGTGCAGCTCGACCACGCGGCGAATCTGCGGCCGCGTCAGATCTCCGGCGGCATGGCGCAGCGCGCCTCCCTCGCTCGGGCTCTCGGCCGCACGCCCGGTGTTCTGCTCCTCGACGAGCCGTTCGGCGCGCTGGATGCGCTGACGCGCCTCACGATGCAGGATCTGCTCCTCGACATCCACGCCGTCGAGCCCGCGACCATCATCCTCGTCACGCACGACGTGGATGAGGCGCTCCAGCTCGCCGACCGGATCGTTCTCCTCGGCTCGGACGACGGCGCGCCCGGCGCGACCATCCGCCGTGTGCTCGAGGTCGGCAAGAAGCGCCCCCGCGACCGCGGCGACGCCCACCTGGCGGTTCTGCGCGCTGAGCTGCTCACGCTGCTCGGCGTCGAGAGCCACCACCCCGAGAACTACCTCACCAAGGCGATCAAGCAGCAGCGCGCGAAGCGCCTCGCAGGCTGA
- the nusB gene encoding transcription antitermination factor NusB yields the protein MSSRTKARKRAIDTLYVADLREVPFADALVEESKRAELRPERQSSWLYAREIIAGVAEHQDTIDEMISEHAHGWTLERMPVVDRAILRMGVWEILHNDEVPDAVAIAEAVQLASELSTDDSGGFVNGVLAAVARDR from the coding sequence GTGAGTTCTCGTACCAAGGCCCGCAAGCGGGCAATCGACACCCTGTACGTCGCCGATCTGCGTGAGGTCCCGTTCGCGGATGCTCTCGTGGAGGAGTCCAAGCGCGCCGAGCTTCGGCCCGAGCGCCAGTCGTCCTGGCTGTACGCCCGCGAGATCATCGCGGGCGTCGCCGAGCACCAGGACACGATCGACGAGATGATCTCGGAGCATGCCCACGGGTGGACCCTCGAGCGCATGCCCGTCGTCGACCGTGCGATTCTTCGCATGGGCGTGTGGGAGATCCTGCACAACGACGAGGTGCCCGACGCGGTCGCCATCGCGGAGGCCGTCCAGCTCGCCTCGGAGCTGTCCACCGATGACTCCGGCGGATTCGTGAACGGCGTCCTCGCGGCGGTCGCGCGCGACCGCTGA